The sequence AGGCCGATTCCTGGGGCAGTCCCGTAGCAGTTACTAGTCTCGACTTTCTTCATGAATTGTACTACAGCGGAACACTTGCCATCTCCGGCGACGGTCGCGTCCACACCGCGCTGATGGTCAAAGATACGGCACATGGCCACAACATATGTTACGCGTCTTCGTCGGACCACGGCGTCACCTGGTCCAACCTTGAGGTCGTCAACGTCGATACAGCCAGACTCGGACGTTGGTACCCGGAGATCGTCGCCGACTCGGCCGGGCACGTCTACGTGGTCTGGACGGCCGACGGCAAGATCTGGTTCTCGACCAACAGCCTTCCGCCTGGCGTCGCTGAGGAAATGTCGAACGCCGAACTGCGAGCGACGAACAACAGCCCAACCGTCGTCCGCAACGTCCTGTTCCTGCCGAAAATGGGGACTGTACCTTCAGGGACTGTACCCATTTTCGAGCCTTCGCTGCTGGACATCAGCGGTCGGAAGGTGCTTGACCTCAACCCCGGCGCGAACGACGTCCGGGCGCTGGCGCCGGGAGTCTACTTCGTGAGAGAAACACAGGCGCAAGCTCAAGCACAAGCCGTGCGGAAGATTGTCCTGACCGAATAGGCCAAGCGTCCTTCGGGCCAAAGGCTGCCCGCGTTGCTGCGGGCGGCCATTGGCTCAGCTACCACGCGGCCGACATCAGCGCGCCGCGGCTACGGCGTCGGCGCGGGGACGCTGAAGACGTCGGTGCGGATCGCGGCGAGGACCTCGGGTCTGAGACCGCGATTCTGCCACTTCTCAAGCAGCACCTGGGCCTCCCGCGCGAGGGTCGGGCCGGAGATAGCCCGGCCGTGCGAGAGGCGGAAGAGCTGCCGGGCGAAGTCGAGGTAGAAGACGATGAACATCGTGTCGATGCCGCTGGCGGAAAGCACCTGCTTCGTCTCAGTTTCCATCGAGCACAATGCGACCAGCGAAGCCTGGTAGCGGTCGCTCATGTCGGCATAGATACGGGCGGTTGTTTGCGCAGCGATCTCGGGCGAGTACTTCGCCTGCCAGCGCGAGAGTCTGCGAGTTACATCTGACATGGATACTCTCCTTTCCGGCCTTCCGGCCGGGGTTGCGGAACATACCATCTACTGGACTAGAGACTTGGAGGCGTCTCAACGTAACCTCCTATTCTGTTATCTGCCAAAGAAGGCGAAAATCACGGATCGACGTTGCAGGTCCTGACTTGGTTTCAGCGCCAAACGCGCCGATCTACCCAGGACTCGAGTCGGCAATAGGGGGGTCAATCCGGGAGTGACCTCGGGATTCAAGGCCGCGCTCACTGCTACTATCAAAGTGGCAGTCAATCAAGGACTTAACCCGGATTTCAGTTCCGGGCAGATCGCTGCGGCCAACGCGGGGTAGAACGCCGGAGTCAGCGCGGCAACCAAGGCCGCAGTTGACCGCGCCATCAGCGCCGCAGTCAGTCTGGGGTCGAGTTCGGTAGTCAGTTGCGCCATGATCTGTACTTTCACTCGCGCTTTCAGTCGCGAGATGAGTAGCGTAGTCAGTCGCCGGCCGAATTCGCGGTTAAGTGCTGAAGTCAGGGCCGAAGTGAACGCCGCGGTTCCGGTGCGGGTGCTTTGACCGGCAGCCGGTCTCGCGCGTAGGTCCTGTCCCTGCGGAGTCGCCAGTTCGCTGGACTCCTCACCCCGACCCTCTCCCCGGCGAGGAGAGGGGGAAGGAAGGCATCTGGCGGTCATCTATATGTAGCGGTAGACCGTTCTTCGACCACAATTCTGCCGCCCACTCCACGGCCCACAGGCCGCCTCCCCAGTTGCTTCCGCCGACACGGCGCGAGACACAACTGAACCCACAACCAGAGGTACTTCGCAACGAACATCGAGCCGAACAACGCCGCGAACAACTGCTGGAACAGCAGTTGGTACGACTTCTCGAACAACGCGCGGTACAGCGACGGATTCAGGTCGAGATTCAGCTTGAGATACAGCTCGCTGTTCAGCTACGGACACATCTGCCAACGCAAGCGAACACCCAGCTAACGATACGTCTGCCGTTACTTCGTAAGGAACAACGTGGCGTGCTTCGCGAGACGCAACCGTGGCTTCGGCGCGAGGTCGTTTGAGCCTGCAATCGGACGACACGTCGGTGCTCGGGCTCGCGGAGCGGGCTTGGGGTCAGGCAGGCGCGGGCATGGGTCAGCGACGGTTGACCTCAGAGAGTCGGGGCAGGGGTGAGCCTGCCCCGGTTGCCAACAATGCCGAGCGGCTATGGCCCGAACTCGCCGCCGTTCTGGGTTTCCTCGATACCTTCGTCGCGCTGGCGGCGGTCAGGCTTGTAGTTGTTGAAGTTCCAGGTCAGGCCCGCGGTGATGACGGGCGATTTGCGCTGGAAGCTGAAGTGGCTGTAGAATCCCTCGCCCCGCGAAGTCATGTTGTGACCCGAGGTAGTGAAAAGGTCACGCACCGAGAGCGTCAGCACCAGTGCCCGGCTGAACAGCGCCTGTCGGGCCGAGATGCCGGTAGAGAAGTTGGCCCCTTCTTTTCCCTGTGCCTCGACCGACGGCCCTTCGTACTGGGCCCGAAGCTGGATACGCGTGCCGGTCGGGAAGGTGAAGTCGCTCGAGATGTTCGCGTTCCAGTTGAAGCTGGTCTTCACCTCCACGGTGTCGCGGATAGTCGCTTCCAGACGGTAGTCGTAGACATCTCCGCCGAGGGAGAGACTCCACCAGCGGAACGGCGAGTAGTCGAGCGACAGCTCGCTGCCGAGCGCGTAGTCGGTGCCAACGTTCTCGGAAGTGCGGAGCATCACGCCGGGCTTGCCCGGATAGAGGGACACTAGGTCCTCGCTCACGTTGTGAGTTGCTCTGTAGTAGCCGTCGAGCGAGACCCGGTTCTCTCCGAACGGAAAGAGCAGGCCGGCTTCGTAGGAGTCAATGTACTCGGGTTTCAGGGCCGGATTGCCGCGCCGTACGTTGTAGGCGTCCATCCAGTGTTCGGACGGGTCCAGATCCCAGCCGTGCGGCCGGTCAATTCTCCGCGTGTAGCTGGCCATCAGTTGCAGGTCGGCCGGCAGGTTGTACGAAAGGTGCAGCGAAGGGAACAGGTCCCAGGCAGTCAGTTTGAAAGCGGACTCGCGGACGCCGATGGCCCGGTCCGTGTACTCGCCGCGCAGGCCGAGTTGGTACCCGAGTTTCTTCATGCTGCCCGAAAAGGTGGAGTAGAGCGCCTGCACGTTATCCCGCTGGTCCGAGCCGTAGCTGTACTCGGGTCGCAGCAGGTAGCCTGAATCAGTGACGTACTCGTAGGTGCTGACATTCTCTTGCGACCAGTTGAATCTCCCCTGGTATCCGGCCTCAAGCATCGGCTCGGTCGTGCTCCGGCTGCTCGTCCCCGCTCCCTGTCCTCCCGACATCGGCCCGCCATGTCCCGGTCCGTGTCCGCCCGGTCCCGGACCAGACTGGCCTGAGACGCCGGCCCGGGCCCCGCCGCGCGTCCCGTTCTTGCCCAGCGGCAGCGTGTAGTCGAGCCGGATGCCCAGCCGCTGTTCAGGCCCGGCGTCG is a genomic window of candidate division WOR-3 bacterium containing:
- a CDS encoding exo-alpha-sialidase, whose protein sequence is MYYSGTLAISGDGRVHTALMVKDTAHGHNICYASSSDHGVTWSNLEVVNVDTARLGRWYPEIVADSAGHVYVVWTADGKIWFSTNSLPPGVAEEMSNAELRATNNSPTVVRNVLFLPKMGTVPSGTVPIFEPSLLDISGRKVLDLNPGANDVRALAPGVYFVRETQAQAQAQAVRKIVLTE